A stretch of the Papaver somniferum cultivar HN1 chromosome 6, ASM357369v1, whole genome shotgun sequence genome encodes the following:
- the LOC113286571 gene encoding L-type lectin-domain containing receptor kinase IX.1-like yields MSPNSPSFPFIIFYILLLFHNLPNTTPETVFNYSSFPRTSPNIVFSGDAFPSPDNIIQLTKNQVDGTLVNSSGRAVYSIPIQIWDAKTRIVADFVTHFEFIINGLDQDKHGEGLAFFMAPVGSELPMNSSSEWLGLFNASSDGSASNHLIAVEYDTFKNEFDPDDNHVGIDINSIVSATSMKWPTEMRGGKRGSTWIGYNSTTKSLYVYLTYKPGETYNGVPNITYPFDLTTVLPETVIVGLSASTGPSTELHQILSWDFVTNANQTKSSRKNTTALAVVLVIVIVVFLAVSIYVTLTYRNYLKKKKQGKKEMSLDASMEDKFVKGTGPRRFTYKELLLDTNSFSEDGKLGEGGFGCVYKGVLKGENERNETIAVKRISRGSSQGKKEYISEVTVISRIRHRNIVRLIGWCHDYGEFLLVYEYMPNGSLDSHLFGKGSHILSWTLRYKIAQGLASALLYLHEEWEQCVVHRDIKSSNVMLDSSFNAKLGDFGLARFVDHELGSQTTVLAGTMGYLAPECVTTGRASKESDVYSFGNVCLEIACGRKPVEPKLEESKVRLLPWVWDLYGTGKLLDAADEQLNRIFNEEQMKRLMIVGLWCAHPDYKARPSMKQAIQVLSQEATLPNLPGKMPLPIYYTPVMKLSDFAYRSHTGTSTTASASTSSSSTTNSSMASSTKSLLMNTQKL; encoded by the coding sequence ATGTCTCCTAATTCTCCATCATTTCCCTTCATTATCTTttacattcttcttctatttcataATCTGCCCAACACTACTCCAGAAACAGTCTTCAACTACTCATCTTTTCCTCGTACTTCGCCAAACATAGTATTCTCCGGGGACGCGTTCCCATCACCAGATAATATCATTCAGCTCACTAAAAACCAAGTTGACGGTACCTTAGTTAACAGTTCCGGTCGTGCCGTTTATTCCATACCCATTCAAATCTGGGATGCTAAAACGCGAATCGTAGCAGACTTTGTTACTCATTTTGAATTCATCATCAATGGATTAGATCAAGATAAACACGGAGAAGGTCTTGCGTTTTTCATGGCGCCAGTTGGTTCTGAACTTCCCATGAACTCAAGTTCAGAATGGTTGGGATTATTCAACGCATCTTCTGATGGGTCGGCTTCAAACCATCTTATAGCGGTTGAATACGATACATTCAAGAATGAGTTTGATCCCGATGATAACCATGTCGGTATCGATATAAATTCTATTGTTTCCGCTACGAGTATGAAATGGCCAACTGAAATGCGAGGTGGTAAAAGAGGATCAACTTGGATTGGATACAACTCTACTACCAAAAGTTTATATGTTTATTTAACCTACAAGCCAGGAGAAACATATAATGGTGTTCCAAATATAACTTACCCTTTCGATTTAACGACGGTTCTTCCAGAAACCGTAATCGTTGGGCTTTCAGCATCTACTGGTCCCTCAACGGAACTACATCAAATTCTATCCTGGGATTTTGTGACGAACGCTAACCAAACGAAATCGTCGCGAAAGAATACTACTGCTCTGGCTGTTGTTCTTGTTATAGTTATTGTTGTCTTCCTAGCTGTGTCAATTTATGTGACGCTTACTTATAGAAATTACttgaaaaagaagaaacaagGGAAGAAAGAAATGTCGCTGGATGCTTCAATGGAAGACAAGTTTGTCAAAGGAACTGGGCCGAGAAGGTTTACGTATAAAGAACTTCTGTTAGATACGAATAGCTTCAGTGAGGATGGAAAGCTCGGTGAAGGAGGCTTTGGATGTGTCTACAAAGGTGTTTTAAAAGGCGAAAATGAGAGAAATGAAACTATAGCAGTTAAAAGAATATCGAGAGGATCAAGCCAAGGAAAGAAAGAATACATATCAGAAGTCACGGTGATTAGCCGTATAAGACATCGAAATATTGTCAGGTTGATCGGTTGGTGTCACGATTATGGTGAGTTTTTGTTGGTTTACGAGTACATGCCTAATGGAAGTCTGGATTCTCATCTTTTCGGGAAGGGAAGTCATATTCTTAGTTGGACACTGAGATACAAAATAGCTCAAGGGCTTGCTTCAGCTTTGCTATATTTACACGAAGAATGGGAACAATGTGTAGTACATAGAGATATCAAATCAAGTAATGTGATGTTAGATTCAAGTTTTAATGCGAAGCTAGGAGATTTCGGTCTGGCTAGGTTTGTGGATCATGAATTAGGGTCACAGACTACGGTTCTAGCTGGAACAATGGGGTATTTAGCGCCAGAATGTGTAACTACAGGAAGGGCAAGTAAAGAATCCGACGTTTACAGTTTCGGAAACGTTTGTTTGGAGATCGCGTGTGGAAGAAAACCTGTTGAGCCGAAACTCGAAGAATCCAAGGTGAGATTATTACCATGGGTGTGGGATCTTTACGGAACGGGAAAACTTCTTGATGCAGCTGATGAGCAACTCAATAGGATTTTCAACGAAGAACAAATGAAAAGATTGATGATTGTTGGACTATGGTGCGCTCACCCAGATTATAAAGCACGGCCTTCAATGAAGCAAGCAATTCAAGTTCTAAGTCAAGAAGCAACATTGCCTAATTTGCCAGGGAAAATGCCCCTGCCGATATACTATACACCTGTCATGAAACTGTCAGATTTTGCATATAGGAGTCATACTGGTACTTCTACTACTGCTTCTGCTTCTACAAGTTCATCAAGTACTACTAATTCTTCGATGGCTTCTTCGACAAAGTCACTTTTAATGAACACGCAAAAGCTGTAA